Proteins from a genomic interval of Crassostrea angulata isolate pt1a10 chromosome 7, ASM2561291v2, whole genome shotgun sequence:
- the LOC128157397 gene encoding cyclin-dependent kinases regulatory subunit-like — MSADQISYSEKYYDEKFEYRHVILPNDIAKLVPKNHLMTETEWRNLGVQQSPGWIHYMVHTPEPHILLFRRPLHQSNPIAGAMATKVK; from the exons ATGTCAGCTGATCAGATCTCCTATTCTGAAAAATATTATGATGAAAAGTTTGAATACAG ACATGTGATTCTTCCCAATGATATTGCCAAACTGGTACCAAAGAATCACCTAATGACAGAGACTGAGTGGAGAAACCTGGGTGTACAGCAATCACCTGGGTGGATTCATTACATGGTTCACACACCAG AGCCTCACATTCTTCTGTTTAGAAGACCGTTGCATCAAAGCAACCCTATTGCTGGGGCCATGGCAACCAAAGTGAAATAA